The segment TCGAAGCCCTCCTGTATCCTCTGAAAAACCTCGATCTCTGTTGCGAAGGCTGGCCATTCCGCCGGGTTTGTTATCATCTCCACTAGATCCGAGCAGTCCGTCTCGAACCGTACCGAGGTTATCCTCATGTCTCTCATACAAGCGGCTGCCCAAAGAAGACCATCCATCTCCGCATGCAGGGCAGAGAGGCTCCTCTGGCACGCACGTAATCCGAAGAGTTCTATGTCCATTTGATCCTTAAGACTCCATCCTAATCCACTAACACTGCCATTATTAATCCATGATGCATCAATTTGGCAGGTAGGGATTTGGGCCATCCCAAGGGGCACTGCCTCAGTCTCAGTAAGGGGAGAGTCTTCCTGCTCTTCATTTGTTTCCTCCTTTTCGTTTGCTTTCCTCCAAACTTCTGTCTCCAGGGATGTATGTTAAAGGATATCAATTGGGGATACTTCTTTCCTATTGAATAGTTTATCATTTCTtgccttccaaatgtaccaacAGATCCATGGGAAGGTATCGAATTGTGGTCTCAGGGGAGCCACCTCTTTTCTCTTCCAAAATAGGAATATTTAATACTCCAATAAAGACAAACCTTTACTTTCGAAACGCTCTTTTGAAGATGGAACCGTAACCGCTTCAATCGTATAAATATTAAACGATATCGAAAGTTGtcacttttctctctctctcgctttcGATCACTCCCGCCGATAGAATCCTCCGGCGACTCAAACGTCAAACCCAATCCACGGTGAGTTCTTCAGAAACCCAATCCATCGAGTCTTTCGTTTCATTTGTAGTATAAAGTTTTGTGATTGATTAGGGAAACTCTTCAACGCCTAGGATTCGATCAAGAtctctttttttatatgttgtttgTTGTTTGTTGATGCTCTTAGGGTTTCGTTTCGTGATGTCTGGGCGAGATAGGATCAGCGGATTGCCGGAATCTCTGTTAACTCACATACTCTCACATCTTCCGACAAAACAATCGGTCCAGACAAGTGTTTTGTCTAAGAGATGGGAGAATGTGTATTTAAGCGTACCCGGTCTTGACTTAGACTGCTCTGTTCTTCCTAATTATGATGCTGATGAAGTGATCTTAAGCTTCTTAAGCTTCATTGACAAGCTTCTCGAGTTTAGCCCTGAGCTAAGTCTGTTTAAAGTGAAGATTAAGTGCAGGAACACGATGATAGACGGGTTCACGGACCGGATCGGTACAATGATTGACCGGGGGACACAGCATCTAGATGTTGTGAGCAGTACAGATTATTATGAGGACACTCTTAATGATCTCTTACCTGTTGTTGACTTCATGCCTATGAATCTACTCACGAGCAAGACATTGGTTTACTTAAAGCTCTCCTCTTCTGGTCTTATGGATCCTGGTTTTGTGTCCATGCCTTGTCTCAGATTCTTGCATCTTGAAGAAGTTAAATGGCTTGTGCATCTGGAGAAGCTTGTGTCGGGATGTCCTGTGCTTGAGGAGCTGACTTTGGTGAGGGATCTGGATGATGAGTATTCACGTCGGCATGAGGAGTTTACGGCTATGCGGGTGAGGTCTCGGAGCTTGAAGAAGTTTCGTGTGCCGCTTAAGCACAGATGGGATTGCAGTTCGGAAGTGAGATGCACAGTTGAGATTGATGCTCCAGGGCTAGAGCATATGAGTCTAGGAGAAGATCAGTTTGATAGCGTCGTGGTAAAGAAACTGTCTTGTTTGTTGGTGGTTGAGCTTGATATCAAGTTTGTTGTCAACTTTGGCGAGTTTTTTGATCCGTCGGATGCATCAAAGAGAACTGAAATCCGCGCGTTTCTCAATGGGATATCGAGTGTAAGACATATGATCATCTCTGCCAAAACAGtgaaggtatatatatatatggacttTTTTATATTCAAAACCTCTCACTTGCttgtattatatttattatatattcgTGTTGCAGGCCCTTGATCTTTACTCAAAAGAAGGAATGATTCCTAAATTCAACAACTTATCCCGTTTAGAAGCAGTGTTCCATGGCAAGTTATTGCAGTTTATGCCAGCCTTGCTTGAGTGTTGCCCCAATCTCAAACACCTAGTCTTGGTAAAACCATTATTGTTGTCCTTATGTTTTTATGGATATGTGTATTATTCAATACTCTGctctttttttgtgtgtgtgtgtttgcagAAGGTTCTTCATTCAGAGGAGATGGAGGAGGGATTGGAACTCACAGATGTGCCGCGGTGTGTGTCATCGACTCTAGAGTGTGTTGAGATACAAGAACAACTTGAATTGGAGGAAGGGAAGATGAAAGCAACAAGTTACTTTCTTGGAAACTCAGCAATACTCAAGAAACTCATCCTGAGCCCCACAGCTTATGATCCTCGATATGTTGTGGAATCAGAAATAGTCGACAAGGTTAATAAACTCACAAAACGTTCTACAGGATGTGAAATTATCATTCGAGCCATGGAGGAGGTCGTTATCATTTGATGAGTCTTCTTCTTAGTTCTGGTTGGATTCATTTTGACCATTGGTGCTGATACAAGTTCTTCATATTCAGTAATGACTCTGCATGCAAtcctcttttcctttttttttcaaaagtccTAACCTCAGTTTGTTGGATGTCTTTTTTTTCTCATAAATTTCAGTTTGGTTACTCTTGGTTTTATATGTTTTACGGctataaaaatatccaaaaaattaGGTATTATACAgctcatttaaaaataactagatttatttaatatatattttaacatctATTTAACTATGTTATTACAATGATGAGACATAGACGATATGATATATCTGGTTTGAGTTTAAAAATGTtgatttaaatacaaaaatattttaaataaatgttttttttaaattaacaaaatatttgtaacgttgttaatgaatttttttattataatatatttaatattctgcgcacaaatcaaaatttagttatatatatatatatatatattaaatttaattaaataattgatcCACAGTTCATTCGCAGTTAATCCAATAGTCTGGTCTAGTGTCatgttgattttaaaatattgatttaaatatttttactttttatatttttttgataatatacattttattcaacTTTGCCAAAATGTTATAtgatttttgatgttttaatgtaagcattttttttttgagaattattattttttggtaaaatatctCTTCAAATCAAAAAGTTCATTCAGCTTTTGATTTGAATCATGTGGTCCACATTTGCATAGAcaaaaatattactaaataataaatatgagAAAAATCAGATGTATTTACTTGTTAGGCGAAATTGATTTGATTCAATAATGTTTTCTAAATATAACTTAACGAATTTCTAAATGAGGTAAAAATGCAGTGACATTTTCTATAATCATGAATATAAATGTTTGATAGATATTGCCTTTTTTAAATCTTATAATAATATATGCGctataaagttttattttacGAACACTCAATGTCTAGATTTACGAATCTAACAATTACTTTATAAATTTCAACATTAATAATGATGATATATAATATTACCATAAAAAGGATAGTTTTAAGGTTGCTATATAGATTTAAGATTAGTGTATAGTcgaattaattatatatatagtatatcttCTTTTAAATTCTTACGTAGAATTAAGTTGGTTACAACACAATATTTCCTCTCTGATGTAACTAAAAGACTGAAACTTCTTCATGTTCAAAAGCTTCATGTTTGTTTGCTACTCTGCATATTTCGTCTTCCTCTCCACTCCAACAAGCTTACGTGCGTCTCTCCCATCCCACCTGCTCCCAACTCGTCGCCTTTCCTCTTCGCTCTCCAAAGAGGTTTCGCATCTCTCTCCTCCCGCTTCTTTCCCTTCTTACACTTCTCCTTAAACTGTATCCACAGACATCTGCaaaatttgttctttttaaaCTGTAACCGCTTCAAACGTATAAATACTAAACGATATCGAAAGTTCCATGAATTACAGTCGTTTCCCATGAATTTTACAATGACATTTAACATGAAGATTTAAccaataaaagaaatatttttttgtcaaaaaaataaaagaaatatttataatatattcgACAATAAAGATTAAAGACAGCCTTCAATTTCATTTTTGAAACGCTCTCATGGAACCGGAACCGCTTCAACCGTATAAATTCTGAATAATCAGTTCCGTTTTCAGACAAAAAGTTGtcacttttctctctctctctctctcgctttcGATCACTCCCGCCGATACAATCCTCCGGCGGCTCAAAACCAATCCACGGTGAGTTCTTCAGAAACCCAATCCATCGAATCTTTCGTTTCATTTGTAGTCTAAAGTTTTGTGATTTATTAGAGAAACTCTTTCAATCAAAGATTCCTTTTTTATGCTGTTTGTTGTTTGTTGATGCTCTTAGGGTTTCGTTTCGTGATGTCTGGGATGGATCGGATCAGCGAGTTGCCGGAATGTTTGTTAACTCAAATACTCTCATACCTTCCGACAAATCAATCGGTGCAGACAAGTGTTTTGTCCAAGAGATGGGAGAATCTGTATTTAAGCGTTCCCGGTCTTGACTTAAATTGCTCTGTTCTTCCTAATTATGATGCTGATGAAGTGATCTTAAGCTTCTTAAGCTTCATTGACAAGCTTCTCGAGTTTAGCCCTGAGTCAGTTCTGTTTAAAGTCAAGGTTCAGTGCAGAGACACAATGATAGATGGGTTCAGGGATCGGATCGGTATGATGATTGACCGGGGGACACAGCATCTTGATGTTGTGAGCAGTACCCATTGTTTAGAGGACGACAATTTTCACTATCCTATTGTTGATATGATGCCTATGAATCTCTACACGAGCAAGACATTGGTTTACTTAAAGCTCTCCTCTTCTGGACTTATGGATCCTGGTTTTGTTTCCATGCCTTGTCTTAAATTCATGCATCTTGAAGAAGTCAAATGGCGTGTGCATCTGGAGAAGCTTCTCTCAGGGTGTCCTGTTCTTGAGGAGCTGACATTGTCGAGGGATATGGATGATGATTATGCAATTGGGAATGAAGAGTTTATGGTTATGCGTGTGAGGTCTCAGAGCTTGAAGAGGTTTAGTGTGCTGCCGCTTAGGCAGGCAAGGGATTACCATTCCAGAGTGGAATGCACACTTGAGATTGatgctcctggtcttgagcatatGAGTCTCGGAGATGATCAGTTTGATAGGATTGTGGTAAAGAACCTGCCTTCTTTGTTGGTGGTTGAGCTTGATATCAAGTTCTTTGTCAAGGTTGGCGTGCTTTTTAATACTTGGGACGTATCAAAGAGCAATGAGATCCGTGATTTTCTCAATGGGATATCGAGTGTTGGACATATGATCATCTCTGGGATGACAGTGCATGCCTTTGAACATTACTCAAAAGCAGGAATCATCCCCAAGTTCAACAACTTGTCCCGTTTACAAGCAGTGTTCCATGGCAAGTTATTGCAGTTTCTGCCAGCCTTTCTTGAGTGTTGCCCCAATCTGAAGCACCTAATCTTGGTAAAAACATTACTGTTgtccttatgttttttttttatggatgTGTGTTTTTAAAAAcccagcttttttttttgtgttgtttaCAGAAGGTTCTTTATCCAGAGGAGATGGATGAGGGATTGGAACTCACAGATGTTCCACGGTGTGTCTCAACGACTCTTGAGTGTGTTGAGATTCAAGAAAAATTACAGTGGGAGGAAGGGAAGATGAAAGCAACAAGTTACTTTCTTGGAAACTCAGCAGTACTGAAGAAACTCATTCTGAGCCCCACAGCTTATGATCCTCGAGATGTTCTGGAATCAGAAATATGGGAGAAGGTTAATAAACTCACAAAACGTTCTACAGGATGTGAAATTATCATTCGAGCCATGAAGGAGGAGGTCGTTATCATTTGATGAGTCTTCTTCTTAGTTCTGGTTGGATTCATTTTTACCATTGGTGCTGATACAAGTTCATATTCAGTATGACTCTGCaatcttctcttccttttcttttccaAAAGTCCTAACCTCAGTTTGTTGGATGTCTTTTGGATAAATGATGATCTTGCATTCCCATAAAATTTCAGTTTGGTTACTCTTGGTTTTATATGTTTTACGTCTATAAAAAATTAGGTATTATGCAgctcactttaaaaaaaaatagattttcacCCGCacgaaatatttaatatttttttaatgtctgattaattatgctattacacgataaaaaatattacatagacgatctGATATGCAACAGTGCAACATATTACACGATAAGAAATATTTACATAGtttaaataaacatttttaaaaaattaacaaaacacTTGCAACGTTGTTAATGAAAATTTCATCAGCACTTAAAAGCGCAGataaaaatttaactatatattaaaatttattaaactattgaCCTATAGTCCCATTCACGGTTAACCCAATAGTCTGGTTTGTCGggttgaattaaaaatattaatttaaatatttttaatttttttataatatacatttttattcaacTTTACCAAAAATGATATATGATTTATGGTTTAAcgtaatcatttttttcttgtgaattgttattttttgtaaaatatttctTCAAATCAAATGGTTCATTCAACTTTTGATTTGAATCGTGTGGcccatatttacaaaatattatatatataataaatataagaaaaatcagATGTATTTATTTGTTAGGCGAAATTAATTTGATTCAAAAATGTTTTCTAAATATACCTTAACGAATTTCTAAATGAAGTAAAAATACAGTGACATTTTCTAAAATCATGAACATAAATGTTTGATAGATATTTGCCTTTTTTAAATCTTACAATAATAATTGCGctataaagttttattttacGAACACAATATGTCTAGATTTACGATCTAACAATTACTTTATAAATTTCAACATTAATAATGATGATATATAATATTACCATAAAAATGATAGTTTTAAGGTTGCTATATAGATTTAAGATTAGTGTATAGTcgaattaattatatatatagtatatcttCTTTTAAATTCTTACGTAGAATTAAGTTGGTTTCAACATAATATTTccgttttaataagatagattttttTCGTACGAATATCTCAATAGAAATTATAACTAAACTATgaataaaaacatagaaaatagaaCAACTCCAGTTCAACTCCGGTATGGAAGCGTTAGACCGAatcaaagcaaattcaattccAGTTAAGACAACTgagattggtttggtttggtctaCAAAGACCATTCCTATGCACGCGCTAGAGGATTAAGCCACACAATCGACGTGTTTGTTTGCTACTCTGCATATTTCGTCTTCCTCTCCACTCCAACAAGCTTACGTGCGTCTCTCCCATCCCACCTGCTCCCAACTCGTCGCCTTCCTCTTCGCTCTCCAAAGGTTTCGCATCTCTCTCCTCCCGCTTCTTTCCCTTACACTTCTCCTTAAACTGTATCTACAGACATCTGCAAAATTTGttctttctgaatttttttttatgggtTTCATTTCGTTTCGTTGATTTACGAGTTTACAGTTTTGAGCTCTGTagaagagtaaagacctcaacTTTTCTGATCTTCTCTTTTAGTTAGCGAAATGTCGTTGGATTTGAGTTAGGGTTTTGTGTTCTGTAGCTCAGTCTCACTAAAGTTGGTGTCTTTATGATCCCCTGGGTTGTTTCTTACTCTGATCTTTCCAAAGATGTGAACTTTTAGTAAGTTTATGTAACTGGGTTAGTGAATCTCAGGTTCTGAATGGGTCTTGTGTGTTCTGTAGCTCAGTCTTACTAAAGTTCGTGTCTTTATGATGTTCTCTGTTGTTTTCTTACTCTGAGCTTTGTAGAGGAGTAAAAACGTCAACTTTTTTCATGATCTTCTCTTTTGGGTAACGAAAATGTCGTTGGATTTGAGTTAGGGTTTTCTCTGAGCTCAGTCTCTACTAAATTTCATGTGTTTGTAACTTCCCTGTGTCGTTCTTCTTCGTCTAAGCTTTCAAAAGATGTAAACTTTTAGTAGGTTTATGTGAATTTCAGGTATAAGGTTCAGTGATTAgtgttaattatatatgtatttataccAAGTTCCTTTGCATCTTTGTGGTTGCAGGTTGCAATGTATTCAAGAAGAGAGCTGGATGATTTGGAGTACAGATACTACTCTGAAATGAAAGATGGAACTCGCAAGGTCAAGATCTCTGACTCTCTCTTCAGGTGTCCCTTCTGCTACTTAGACCGCAAGCGTGATTACAACTTTGACGACTTGCTTCGTCATGCTTACAACATCAGCGGTAGTTCCCGCACTAAGGATGGGCGAGAGATAGCTAGACATCTCGCACTTGAGAGATACATGAAGAAGTATCTCCGCCCTCTGGAAAGACCATCATCAGATGTCTCTTCTCTTCATACAGAGGTGTTAACCGGAAGCTGGATAACAGCAGGCTCATCAAGCTCTGCTGCAGGGGAAGTGAATAGCAGCGTTGTCAAATCCAGTTCACCATGTATCGCTGAAGCTGAACCTATGTCTGTCTCAGGAGGAGATGATCCTGTACCAAGCGGTGAAGAAAGACAGATGTTTTCTCCTAAACACAACTCCTCTTTGAGCAACCAAGACAATACACACCCTTCCAAAAGAGCTTGCCTCACTGCTGGTGGTAAAGAGGGAGAAGAACCTGTCCAACAGAGTGGTCTCAGCCATGGTGCTCCAAGATATCCTCAGAGGCGTGATCCTTTGGCTGCTCGTAATGATGGTCTGATGTTTGTGCATCCATGGAAAGGGATCTTGGCCAACATCAGTAGAACTTTTAGTGAGAAGACAAGGAAGTTCGCTGGCGAGAGTGGAAGCAAAATTAGGGAAGAGTTTGTTAGCAAAGGGTTCAATCCCCACAAAGTGGAGCCACTGTGGAACGGCAGAGTTGGTTTCACAGGTTTTGCGATTGTTTACTTTGGTAAAGACTGGGAAGCTTACAGAAACGCCACCATGTTTGAGAAGCACTTTGAAGTCAATCAGTGTGGGAAGAGAGACTATGATTCTGCACGTGATCGTGGCGAAGAGCTTTACGGTTGGATAGCAAAAAGGGAGGACTACTACTCGAGAACTGTAGTTGGAGACCACCTCAGGAAGCAAGGGGACTTGGTGACTGTTTCTGGAAAAGAGGCAGAGCAACAAAGAAGGGCATTCACGCTTGTCTCCAACTTGGAAAACACACTCGAGACCAAAAGCACTAACCTTGAAGAAATAGAGAGCAAGTACAAAGAAACCAGTACAGAGCTTCAGAGGAGTATGAAAGAGAAGGATGAAATGATCAACGCTCATAATGAAAGTatgttttttctctctctcttacttACTGATGAAATTAAATTAGTATTCTCAagcttaatttgttttttaactaatttttcaATGTTTAGAGATGAGTAGCATGCAGCAAAAGGCGCGTGATTATTTGGCGAGTGTGAAAAATGAACATGAAAAGGCAGCTCAGCATCTGGAAGCTCAAAGGAAAGAGTTTGAAGAGAGGGAGAGATATCTTGATAAATGTCAAACGCTGAACAAAACTGAGCGACGAAAGCTTCAATGGCAAAAACAGAAGGTAATGTTCAACATCCTTTGTACAATCCCTTTTTCTTTGTTAAAGTTTTCGCaatgaaatcttttaaattGATTTGTCAGAACTTAATGGCTACTGAAGAGCAAAACAAAGCTGATGAAGAAATGACGAGATTGGCTAAACAGCAACAGGTATAGGCTTTTTCTTTTATTGCATGGATAATGTTGAAGTTGCAGTGTCTGTTTTGATTTGCTGGCTGTTTGTTTTGGCAGAGGGAGAAAGATGAGTTACGTGAGAGAGTCAAAAAGCTGGAGAAAAAACTAGATGATGAGCTGGCATTGGAGCTGGAGATAGAGAGAATGAGGGGTGGGCTGCAGGTGATGGGACACATGGAAGATCCTGATATGAAGGAAGAGATAGAAAAGACAAAGGAAAAACTAAAGGAGAAAGAAGAGGAGTCAGAGTTCCAAGAGTCACTCTATCAAGCTCTTGTTGTTAAACATGGCTACACTAACGACGAGCTTCAGGATGCTCGCAAGGCGTTTATCAGAGTAAGCAATTCTCATCCTCTCTCGCTGTGTCTTTCTTCCTGTAAGGGGAAGAAGTGCTTTGCCATTTGATGTTATGATACTAACCACGTTTAAGCTATGTGTGCAGTCAATGCAAGAGTTGACCTTACGTGGTCAGATCTCTGTGAAGAGAATGGGAGCTTTGGATGAGAAACCTTTCCAAAAACTAACTAAAGAGAGATATCCAGCAGAAGAGGCTGATGTAGAAGCAGCAAAGCTTTGTTCCTTATGGGACAACCACTTGAGAGACTCGGCTTGGCATCCGATTAAGGTCGTCCTAATAGACGGAAACCACAAGGTAACAACAATACAATTCAATACACctccttttctctctctctcttaaacaATGCTGTATACAAATTTTGGCAGGAGGTGCTGAATGAAGAGGATGAGAAGCTGCAGGAACTGAAGAAAGAGCTGGGGGATGAAGTGTTTGAAGCTGTGACACAAGCGCTGATGGAGAGGAACGAGTACAATGGAAGTGGAAGGTACATAGTGCCTGAGCTTTGGAACTTCAAAGAAGGAAGAAAAGCGACTCTCAAAGAAGGTGTGGTTTATCTGATGAAGTTGTGGACGCACCTCAAGCCAAAGCCCAAGCGTAAGTAACAACTTGAAACCGTGTTTGTTGCTAATAAGTTGATACTCGTATATTAAGACTTACGTGagtttttatgatttatattccACAAGAGTAGAGAGACAGTTGTTAAGGTGAGTTCTTGGACGCAGATATTTAATCTATGTGCTTAGTTTATGACTTCATTCCCCTGAATTACATATAACAAGCAGCTACTTAAAAAGATAGTTTCTAGTGAAAGTTTGAGCTTAATGTAACAAAACGTGTTACACAAGAAATGAAAAACACATTTATCAGATTTTCAATGGCGAATAACTTGAACGAGGTCAAGAGCAACATCGTTGTCTTTAATGATCCTCTCAGCTTCTACCTCTTCCGGCAATCCCCAATCGAAGAAGTAAAGTAAATTTAACAACCCTAATTCAACAAGTGTGATTCCCATTGCCATCCCTGGACAGATTCTCCGACCAGAACCAAACGGTAAAAGCTCAAAGTTCAATCCCTTGTAATCTACAGAACTGTCGAGAAACCTGTCAGGGTTAAACTCATCAGGGTTTGTCCAGAGTTTTGGATCTCGTGCAATCGCGTAGACATTGATCATGATCTGAGTTTTGGTGGGAATGTCGTAGCCTTGGATCTTGACTTGAGCTATTGTCTCTCTTGGGAGCAAAAATGGAACTGCTGGGTGCAATCTGAATACCTCTTTAACCACAAGCTTGAAGTAATGAAGCTTTGTGAGATCTTGTTCTGTGATTCTCTCCTTATTGTCTTCTAGGTTTGTCTGAATCTCGTCTTGGACTTTCTTCATCACTCTAGGGTTTCTGATTAGTTCCGTCATTGCCCATATCATTGTGAAGGCGCTTGTGCTAACCCCTGCAATAAATATGTCCTGGTAATAAAAGATACCGTGAGTCACAAGTCTTTGACAAATCTTTCccaaaatagaaacaaaaaaaaaaaaacattaccgAGATCATTCCTTTCAGATGATCCGTGGTGAGCTTGAACGAGTCTCCATCTCTCTCTTGCTCCATCATATCGATCATCACGTTGATTATACCATACCTCTCTACATCTCTTCTCACAGGCCTTAGATGATCATTGAGAATGTTCTGAAAGAAAGTGTCAAGCTCCGAGAAAACATGATCCAATCTCTTGTTCTGACCAGAGATCCAGTCCATGAATCTACCGATCCCTCCCGGGAAAAAGTCAGAGAACATAGAAGTCATCTCGAGTATCTCAGACTTGTGCACAAGATCCACGATGCTATCTTCATCTATGAACTCACACTCATGTAGATTTATCCCAAACGCGATCCTACATACAATACTTCCAACTAATGCGTGAAGGGTTCTCTTCAGACTTACCAGAGATCGCTTCGAAGCAGAGTCCATCAGTTTCTTGACCAACAAGTCATTCTCTTCCTCTCTTATATACCTAAAAGAGTGAAACTTTTTTGTGGTGAAGAGCTCGATCACTGAGAGCTTTCGCATCGCCTTCCATTCTTCGCCGTACGGAGCGAATCCGATGTCTTTAAAGTTGTAAGAGATCTTTCTTGTCCCTTCTGTCTCTGGTCGGCTACAACAGTCTAGGTCGTGGATCTTGAGTACTTCCTCTGCTGCTTCTTTAGATGAGATCACCACCACGGGAACGAAGCCGAAACGCATAAGCATCACTGGTCCGTAAGTTTGGGAGAGGTTCCTGGGAGGTAGCTCATGGAGTTGGTGTAAGTTTCCGATGATCGGAAGCTTCTTTGGTCCCGGAGGCAGATTCCATTTCGAAGGTTTGAAAATTTTCAAGAAGATTAAGAAAAGAGGTAAGAGGAAAAAGAGACAGAGGAACATTGCCATTTTCGTTgctctgtcttttttttttgtttcttctgtaGGTTTTTGTTATACTAAGTTGAAGaatttaacaatttatttatacatagtTACTATATATCTTACAATAAATATGGGTATTTTGCTAATAATTGTAGATGATCCAAAAGTAATATCgattaaaataaagaaaccaggccgacaaaaacaaaataaagaaaccACAACTCTTACGTGTTCTAGAGGTGGATTCATGATTGACACGAATCAATCTTcgaatatatagaaaaatccAAAACCAATCTTGATATAAAATGACCTAAAGGGTAAAGTCAACTGTTTCTTTCACTAGTGCAAGTTAattgtatatattaatataaaaccattttattttttattaccaAGTGTTAATTATTCTAAAGTTcagttttatacttttatagtTTATTGTAATCTTATTGAGAATTTAATAAGCAGATTTTGCATAAAGGCCTTGTTCTACGTTTTCTACAAATGTTGACTACAAAGCTGACCTTCTCCTTCTAACTAATTATATGCACTTAGAGATTTATAATGAAATTGATAAATAGAAGAGTATCATAAGGTTTACTATTCTTAATACTTAAAAGGTCACTCTAGTTGATGTAAAAAAAAGCGTCTCCAGTTTAGAACCAAGCTTAATATAGCACAAACATTTAATAACCCATATCTAAGCCAAAAACCAAATATTTAGTGAAGAACAACTTGAACTAGGTCAAGAGCAACTTCATCTCCGGTGGTGATCTTCTTGGCTGCTTCTTTCTCCGGCAATCCCCAGTCAAAGAAATAAAGCAAGTTCAAAAGTCCAAACTCAACAATGACAATCCCCATCGCCATCCCTGGACAGATTCTCCGACCAGAACCAAACGGTGAAAGCTCAAAGTTTAGTCCCCTATAATCTATTGAACTATCTACAAACCTATCGGGATCAAACTCATCAGGATTTTTCCACACGTTCGGGTCACGTGCTATCGCGTACGCATTGATCAAGATCTGTGTCTTTTTGGGAATATCATAGCCTTGGATCTTGATGTGAGACATTGTCTCTCTCGGTAGCAAAAGTGGAGCTGCTGGGTGTAACCTAAATATCTCCTTCACCATTAGCTTAAAGTAGTGAAGCTTGTTTAGAT is part of the Brassica rapa cultivar Chiifu-401-42 chromosome A09, CAAS_Brap_v3.01, whole genome shotgun sequence genome and harbors:
- the LOC103843080 gene encoding factor of DNA methylation 4 isoform X1 — protein: MFKSFMFVCYSAYFVFLSTPTSLRASLPSHLLPTRRLSSSLSKEVAMYSRRELDDLEYRYYSEMKDGTRKVKISDSLFRCPFCYLDRKRDYNFDDLLRHAYNISGSSRTKDGREIARHLALERYMKKYLRPLERPSSDVSSLHTEVLTGSWITAGSSSSAAGEVNSSVVKSSSPCIAEAEPMSVSGGDDPVPSGEERQMFSPKHNSSLSNQDNTHPSKRACLTAGGKEGEEPVQQSGLSHGAPRYPQRRDPLAARNDGLMFVHPWKGILANISRTFSEKTRKFAGESGSKIREEFVSKGFNPHKVEPLWNGRVGFTGFAIVYFGKDWEAYRNATMFEKHFEVNQCGKRDYDSARDRGEELYGWIAKREDYYSRTVVGDHLRKQGDLVTVSGKEAEQQRRAFTLVSNLENTLETKSTNLEEIESKYKETSTELQRSMKEKDEMINAHNEKMSSMQQKARDYLASVKNEHEKAAQHLEAQRKEFEERERYLDKCQTLNKTERRKLQWQKQKNLMATEEQNKADEEMTRLAKQQQREKDELRERVKKLEKKLDDELALELEIERMRGGLQVMGHMEDPDMKEEIEKTKEKLKEKEEESEFQESLYQALVVKHGYTNDELQDARKAFIRSMQELTLRGQISVKRMGALDEKPFQKLTKERYPAEEADVEAAKLCSLWDNHLRDSAWHPIKVVLIDGNHKEVLNEEDEKLQELKKELGDEVFEAVTQALMERNEYNGSGRYIVPELWNFKEGRKATLKEGVVYLMKLWTHLKPKPKRK
- the LOC103843081 gene encoding F-box/FBD/LRR-repeat protein At1g13780, producing the protein MSGRDRISGLPESLLTHILSHLPTKQSVQTSVLSKRWENVYLSVPGLDLDCSVLPNYDADEVILSFLSFIDKLLEFSPELSLFKVKIKCRNTMIDGFTDRIGTMIDRGTQHLDVVSSTDYYEDTLNDLLPVVDFMPMNLLTSKTLVYLKLSSSGLMDPGFVSMPCLRFLHLEEVKWLVHLEKLVSGCPVLEELTLVRDLDDEYSRRHEEFTAMRVRSRSLKKFRVPLKHRWDCSSEVRCTVEIDAPGLEHMSLGEDQFDSVVVKKLSCLLVVELDIKFVVNFGEFFDPSDASKRTEIRAFLNGISSVRHMIISAKTVKALDLYSKEGMIPKFNNLSRLEAVFHGKLLQFMPALLECCPNLKHLVLKVLHSEEMEEGLELTDVPRCVSSTLECVEIQEQLELEEGKMKATSYFLGNSAILKKLILSPTAYDPRYVVESEIVDKVNKLTKRSTGCEIIIRAMEEVVII
- the LOC103843198 gene encoding F-box/FBD/LRR-repeat protein At1g13780, translating into MSGMDRISELPECLLTQILSYLPTNQSVQTSVLSKRWENLYLSVPGLDLNCSVLPNYDADEVILSFLSFIDKLLEFSPESVLFKVKVQCRDTMIDGFRDRIGMMIDRGTQHLDVVSSTHCLEDDNFHYPIVDMMPMNLYTSKTLVYLKLSSSGLMDPGFVSMPCLKFMHLEEVKWRVHLEKLLSGCPVLEELTLSRDMDDDYAIGNEEFMVMRVRSQSLKRFSVLPLRQARDYHSRVECTLEIDAPGLEHMSLGDDQFDRIVVKNLPSLLVVELDIKFFVKVGVLFNTWDVSKSNEIRDFLNGISSVGHMIISGMTVHAFEHYSKAGIIPKFNNLSRLQAVFHGKLLQFLPAFLECCPNLKHLILKVLYPEEMDEGLELTDVPRCVSTTLECVEIQEKLQWEEGKMKATSYFLGNSAVLKKLILSPTAYDPRDVLESEIWEKVNKLTKRSTGCEIIIRAMKEEVVII